ACCAAGCGGACGACACCCTGCTGGAGTTCGCCTTCGACGCCGCCGCGCGCCGGAAGACTGCCCTGCGGATCGTCCACGCCTGGCCCGAGCCGCCGACCTCCTTCTACCGCTTCGCCGGCGACGCCGAACTCTACGACACCCTCGAACGCGGACAGGCCACTCTCCTGAGCAAGGTGGTGCGTCCCTGGCAGCAGAAGTTCCCTGACGTCGAGGTGATCGAGGCGAGCCGGTGCGGCAGTGCCGCGCAGGTTCTCGTCAACGACTCCCGTGGCGCCTCCTTGGTGGTCGTCGGCCGACGCATCCGCACCAGGTCGCCCGGTGCCCGCATCGGTCATGTCACCCACTCCGCCCTGCACCACATCGCCGCTCCCGTCGCGGTCGTCGCACACAGCTGACCCCGCTCCCGAGAAGGAGAAGCCATGAGTGCATCAGCCGTACATGCCTACGGGGAGCCTCTGGAGCTGCCCGTGGTCGTCGGCGTCGACGGCTCCGAGCCGAGCCTGCGGGCCGTGGACTGGGCTGCCGACGAGGCCGCCCTGCGCGGGGCGTCGCTCCGGCTGGTGTACGCCTCGCTGTGGGAGCGCTACGAGGGCGCTTCGAGGGCCACCGACTTCGGCGAGGCGTCCGAAGAGGTGATGGCCGAGGACATCGTGCGGACCGCCGAGCGGCGGGCCCGTCACCGGCGACCAGGCGTGAAGGTCAGCACCGATGTGCTGCCCGAGGAACCGGAATACGGCCTGGTACGTGAGAGCCGCAGCGCCTTGGCGATGGTGCTGGGCTGCCGTGGTCGCAGCGCGGTGACGGAGGCCCTCCTCGGCTCGGTCAGCGTCGCCGTGGCGGGACGCGCCCGCTGCCCGGTGATCGTGCTCCGCGGGAGCCACGACAACCAGGCACGCATCGGGGCACATGGCCGCATCGCTCTCGGGGTGGGAGAGAAGCCGGCGGGTTCGGCCGCGGCACGATTCGCGATCGGGGAGGCCCTGCTGCGCCGGGTCCCGCTGGAAGCCGTACGCGCTTGGCGCCGACCACTGCACGAGCCTCCCGCACACCCCCTGATCGTCGGTGGCCCCGCCCACTTGGAGGAGCAGCAGGCCGTGGACCTGGTGGAAGAAGCGTTGAGGGACGCCCCGGCCGACTTGCGGGTACGGCGGCGTACGGTCGAGGGCTACGCAAGGGACGCCCTGATCGCGGTGTCCCGCGAGGCCGACCTGCTCGTCGTCGGCGCGCGACGACGCCAGGGCCACTTCGGGCTCCAGCTCGGCCGAGTCGCCCACGGCGTGCTGCATCATGCGGCCTGCCCGGTGGCCGTCGTACCCGAGCCCGCCTGAGCCCCGGCCTGTATCCACCGGTTGACCATCCAGCTGGTCTTTATTGATCTTGTTCCCGGCGAGCCGTGGAAGCGAGCGGCCCCTTTTGTTGCCAAAGGGGCCGCCGGTGTACGCCGGCGAAGGCGAAAGCCTGGCAACCGCGGGGAGCTTCCCTCGACGCGGTCTCCGAGCAGTGGGGAGACCCGGACAGTGTCCGGCATGGTGACCGACACGCTTCCTTCGTGACATGCGGCGCGGCGGTGTGCGGCTGCGCCTGGGTGTGATCAGCCCGTCCTGGGGCCCCACTGCGGTCCTACCAGATCCCACTCCTGGTCCCAACGGGCCATACGGCGCCGATCGAGCCGCGCTCGCGCGACGGCGCCCGCGCCGAAGGCCGGGGCTGCGACGGCGAGGGCCGCCGCGGCGCCGAAAAGCGCGGCCTCGACATGACCCTCGCCTCGGTCCGTCGGCTGCGAGAGCATGAGCCGGCCCCGGTCGTCCTGCCACACCCTCACCCGAGCCCCGGCCTTCAGGCTGCCGTCCACCAGCGTGCGGCCGGTACGAGAGGTGCCGTCGGGGGCCTTCCAGCGCACCGATCCCTGGACACGACCGTCGGTCGACCAGTCCGCGCTGACTCCGTGGGGAGCGTCGGTGAGCAGGACAGCGTCGACGGGATGCTGGTGGGTACGCTGCTCCGCGAACTCGTGCTCGGCGCTGCGGTCCGTGACGAGTGCGGCAACGCCGCCACCGATCACCATGACCAGCCAGACCGCCAGGACAATCCAGGCCTCGATGACGTCCTCGCGCCGCCGCAGCGGACTGCTCCGCCATCGCCACAGCCGCTTGCTGCATCTCATAACGGACACCTCCACGCCGCGACGACCCTTCGACGGTGACTCCGTAGGTGCGGCTTTCACAGAGGCCGAGCGGCCCTCCTGCCGGGCCATCCGGGCCCGGTCCCCGTGGGCGATGTCCTCAACAGGGACGCGGGGAATCAGATGCGGCCCGGCGCGGTACCGCAGCCCCACCGCCCCGCCGACGAGCCGGTCGGAACCGACCGGCCGGCCGGGGAGGGCCGGACGGCCGATCCACGTTCAAGGTCCCACGATGTGCTGGACCGGTCGGCCGGAGCGCTGGAGGCCACCATGGCCGCGCTGTCCGGCGCCGCCCTGGATACGCCCACCCAGACCAGCAGGCTGGTGGCGGAGAAGACGCACGGCAAGCCCTGGGCGGGCGGCGACCGCGAGGCGTGGGATGTCGATCCCGGCAGTGTGACGGGGCGCCGGATCACTGGGTGAACGATTGCTGCGACTGTACGGCGGACTCCGTCAGACGGACACCTGCAACCAGTTCCGGGCGGATGCGCACCGCTTGATCCATGCCTTCGATTGGTGCCCA
This genomic interval from Streptomyces sp. NBC_00557 contains the following:
- a CDS encoding universal stress protein, which gives rise to MSASAVHAYGEPLELPVVVGVDGSEPSLRAVDWAADEAALRGASLRLVYASLWERYEGASRATDFGEASEEVMAEDIVRTAERRARHRRPGVKVSTDVLPEEPEYGLVRESRSALAMVLGCRGRSAVTEALLGSVSVAVAGRARCPVIVLRGSHDNQARIGAHGRIALGVGEKPAGSAAARFAIGEALLRRVPLEAVRAWRRPLHEPPAHPLIVGGPAHLEEQQAVDLVEEALRDAPADLRVRRRTVEGYARDALIAVSREADLLVVGARRRQGHFGLQLGRVAHGVLHHAACPVAVVPEPA
- a CDS encoding Rv1733c family protein; its protein translation is MRCSKRLWRWRSSPLRRREDVIEAWIVLAVWLVMVIGGGVAALVTDRSAEHEFAEQRTHQHPVDAVLLTDAPHGVSADWSTDGRVQGSVRWKAPDGTSRTGRTLVDGSLKAGARVRVWQDDRGRLMLSQPTDRGEGHVEAALFGAAAALAVAAPAFGAGAVARARLDRRRMARWDQEWDLVGPQWGPRTG